Proteins encoded within one genomic window of Mesorhizobium sp. AR10:
- a CDS encoding integration host factor subunit beta, with product MIKSELVQIIATRNPHLFLRDVENIVGAIFDEITDALAEGNRVELRGFGAFSVKNRPARTGRNPRTGESVEVEEKWVPFFKTGKELRERLNGGK from the coding sequence ATGATCAAATCCGAACTTGTGCAGATCATTGCCACGCGCAACCCGCATCTTTTCCTGCGCGACGTCGAAAACATCGTCGGCGCCATTTTCGACGAGATCACCGACGCCCTTGCCGAAGGCAACCGGGTCGAATTGCGTGGCTTTGGCGCTTTTTCGGTGAAAAACCGCCCCGCCCGCACCGGGCGCAATCCGCGCACCGGCGAATCCGTCGAGGTCGAGGAGAAATGGGTGCCGTTCTTCAAGACCGGTAAGGAGTT